Genomic window (Alteromonas pelagimontana):
ACTTCTGGAGCCAGGACGCTCCAGCAGAAACATCAGGAGCGGTTCTACGGCGTTTCAAATGAAAAATTTTCAACTTTATTTCTAAAAGCGACTGAAATCTTGTTCACTCATTCATGCTTTGCCCTGACTGTCACCACCCCATAGCCTCATTCAGCCACTTTTGCTTAAGTAAAGGGAGATGGTCAGTGGCAGTTAAACCGGCGCCGCGTATGAGCTTCTTCAGCGGGTTATCTCCCGCAAACAGTGTTTTAAACCCATCCATTGCCGCAATCATTTTTATAGCTTGCGCTTTGCGCTCGCGCTCGAATGGCCGTAAGTGACGTAACCGGGAAAAATCTTTGTTTGCTTTAAGACAGTTTTCAATAGCGGTAGCCAGTGCGAAAGCATCCTGCATACCTAAATTGGCGCCCTGACCGGCCAGTGGATGAATGGTATGAGCGGCATCGCCGATGATGACCACACCGTCACTTGCCCATTGTCTGCTATAACGCATCACAAGCGGAAAATGCTGGCGCGCGCTGGCTAATGACATTAAGCCTAGCACACTGTTACTTGTCGCTGTAAGTGCGTGACTAAAGGCAGTATCGTCCAGAGCCAGCAGATGCTTTGCTTGTTCGTGTGTTTGCGACCACACAATAGAACAAGTGTGAGGATCCGCCATTGGTAACAACGCTAACGGGCCATGTGGCGTGAATACTTGCCTGGCACATTGGTCATGAGGTTGCTCGCAATGTATATTGGCTACAATGGCTGTTTGGCCATAATCGCGAAATGTAAGGGGGAAATTAGCCTGGCGTCGAATGTAAGAATTTGCTCCATCGGCCCCAACCACTAAACGACAGGCGACGACTTCATCCGTATCCAGCATCAGCATGGTTTCCTGTTGTCCCCAAAGCACTTTAGCAATTTGCCCTTGCAGAGCCGTAACGTTCTGGCCCCGCACCGATTCCGCCAATGCATTAATCAGCACCTGATTTTCCAGAATATGACCTAATTGCGCAGCCCCAATATCTGCGCTATTAAAATGGATTTCGCCGAAACTGTCTTTATCCCATACCGTCATACTGGTGTACGGCGCCAGGCGAGACTGTTCCATCCGCTGCCACACGTGTAGCCGTTGTAAGGCCGTTGCATTGGCACCGTTTATGGCGCTCACTCGCAACAGTGGGTCGTTTGGCAGGGATTTGCTGAGCGGTTTATCGCTAATAACAGCTACCTGAATATCCAGAGCCTGTAGCGCGTTCGCCAGGGTTAAACCCACCATCCCGCCACCTACAATGGCAATATCAACTTTATGCATGCCTGTGTCCCATTAGTCTCATGCGTGAGGACCGTAACCGGTAGTTTGCAACACAAAGCGCTGCTTTAGCCACTGCGTATTATTCATAGCTAATAAGGCGAGGTTTCTGCCTGCTTTTAGCGGGCCTGTGTTATTAGAAAACAGCCGAACCATAGAATCGGTGAGCGAAATGGTAGCACGCCTGTCCGCCTCACGTTTTTTACTGTACTGTCTTAACGTGGCGTACGCCCCCGGATCTTTACCTTGCGATAGTACATCTACCAGATCTATGGCGTCACGCAAACCGAGATTAAACCCCTGCCCGGCAATAGGGTGCAATGTTTGCGCCGCATTTCCTGCGATTGCTACGCGCTGGGCAATGCTGCTGTCAGCGTATTGCAATGACAACGGGTAAGCAGTTCTGTCACCAACGCGGGTAATTTTCCCCTGACGGTAGCCGAATGCAGCCTGCAACGCGTGAATAAATTTCTTGCCCTCTAACTGGCATAAAGCACCAGCTTTTTCTGGCGGCACCGTCCACACCACAGAGAAACCATTCTTTGTACTTGTTCTGCCATCAAAAGCGGGGCTAAAGGGTAAAAAGGCCAAAGGTCCATCAGCAGTGAAGCGCTCATAAGCACGATGATGATGGGGTTGGGATGTCAGCACATTACAGGTAATTGCTGTTTGTCCATAGGATTGGACGTGGCGGGTTAGTCCGCTTTGCTGGGTAAGGTTCGACCGGCCTCCATCAGCAATAACCATCAAGCGGGAATGCAGCGTTTGTCCGTTGGATAACGTCAGCGTCACCTCATCTTGATGCTGTTCAATATTGTTAACCGTTGCCGGAGTAATCACCTCAAGGCGGGGATGAGCCAAGCCATCATGCAGAAGTTTGCCCAGCGTAGAAAGCGCGACAACTTCGCCAAATGACTGGTTGCCAAAATCTTCCGCGCGCAGATGACATAACCCAAGTGAGCCCTGATCTGATACCTGAATCTGGTGAATCGGCACACTGGTTGCGCGGCGGCAATCGACCCCCAGCTTATGCAGTTCATCCACCGTTCGCTTAGCCAGCGCCATGACTCTGGCGTCAAAACCTGGATGAGCAGAATCAGGCTGAAAAGGTTTTGCTTCTACCAGTGCGATGGAAAAATCGGTATTAGCCAGCAGACCGCGGGCAATTATGTTACCCACCGTTCCACCGCCAACAATCACAACATCTGTTCTGTTCGGCTTGGTCACGTCGCTACTGCTTCCTCATTAGCGCTTCAATGTCATCTACGGTTTTAGGCACATCACTGGTGAGAATATCAACACCCGTTGCTGTAATCACGACATCATCTTCAATTCGAATGCCGATACCCCGGTAAATGTCGGGAACATCAGCGTCAGCACCAATGTACAAACCTGGCTCTACCGTGATCACCATGCCCGGCTGCAGCTTTCTGTGAACACCTTGCTTTCTGTAATCACCCACATCATGTACATCTAAACCAAGATAGTGCCCCAATCCATGCATGAAATATTGTCGCCAGGTCTGCTTTTCCAGATTTTCAGATACACTGCCTGACAACACGCCTAACGCCACTAATCCCTCAGTGAGAACTTCGACGGTTCTGTTCGTTGCTTCATTTAACGTAACGTCGGGGCCGAGTAGATCAAGGGCGGCTAACTGCGCTTTTAGCACCAGATTATAAAGCGCTTTTTGCGGGCCAGAAAACTTTCCCGACACCGGGAACGTCCGCGTAATATCTGCCGCATACCCTAAATATTCGGCACCCGCATCAATTAAAATCAGGTCGCCTTCCTGCACCTGCGCGCTGTTTTCGGTGTAGTGTAAAATACAGGCATTTTCGCCGCTGCCTACAATGGTGTTGTAGGCCGCATGGCGCGCGCCGGACATCGCGAATTCATGATGAAGCTCAGCTTCGATTTGATATTCGTAACAGCCAGGATGCGCGAAACACATAGCCCGGCGATGCGCAGCAGCAGTGATTTGCGCAGCAGCTTTCATGGCCGCGATTTCACTGGCAGATTTGAATAGCCGCATTTCATGTAGCATTGGGCGAATATCCTGAAGCACTGGCGGCGCCAGGTTTTCCTTCGGCGCATTGCGTAATGCAGCAATGGCACCGAGCACCAGTTCATCCGCTTTGGGATTCTGGCCTAACGCAAAATAAACGTTGTCATGGTCTGCCAGCCACTCCATCAGAACATCATCAAGCTCATTAAGCTCAAACGCTTCATCCAGACCAAATTTTGCCAGCGCCATTTCCGCCCCCAACCGGCGGCCCTGCCAGATTTCCGCAGCAGGATCTTTAGTTTGGCAAACCATTGCACGATAGCCATCAGGGTACTGTTGATGGTTGGAAAGCAGTAACCATGTTTCAGGTTCGCTAAAGCCGGTTAAGTACCAGAAGTCGCTATCCTGGCGGAAAACATATTCGGTATCCCGGCTTCGAGTAACCGGCAGCGCAGCGGGAATAAGGCATACGCTGTTAGCAGAACATTGCGCCAGCAGTCGATGCTGGCGAGAAATAAATTCCTGAGCGCTAATCATTGCAACTCCCGATTAATGAACAGAAGGATGGTGTTGCTGATCTTCAAGTAGCGACTGCCCCAGCTCACTGAAGCACAAAAGCGCAGAAATTTTTACGTATTCCACTACTTCGTACAGAGCCCGCTCCGATTCTTCGTCTTCATTCATCGGCTCTTCCATGCGTGAAATGTCGGCAAAATCTTCCAGCGCTTCTTTAACATCATCGGAACACTGCATAAGATCCTGCTGATACAAACCAAACCCCAGCATAAATCCCTGCACCCAATGGATAAGCGCCATGCCGCGATCGTTAATGGGCGTTTGATCATCGGGTAACATTAACTGCAACGCAAATTCCGCTTCCAAAAATTGATGACAGGTTTGGTTAAATAATGTCGTCATTACCTGTTTAACCGGCTCACTAAAAGGTTCGCCTTGATTGGTGGTATCGGCAAGAATTTCTAACCATTTTTGGTCGGTTAACGACATACCGCCACATAGCATCCCGCACAAGGTGCCATGAACTTCCGCGCCATCCACCACTATTCCTTGCTGAGACAACGTATTAGAAACGCTGTCGTAATCGAGGTGTTTTTCCACGTTTATTCATCCCAAATTTTTATCCTCATGCTATCAAAGTACGCAGATAAAACCCAGCTTCCGTTATCGTTGCAGAATGAGTTAATTTGCCTTTTTCTTACATTTACCCTTTCGTCATAACGCTGAATCCTTTAAGATCTTTGCACAGAGTTTCAAAGGTGACGTGACCGATTTGTTCAGAAGACCAGGATAGGGTTCTTCACAACCTAAGGCTTTCAGCAAAAATTTGTCCTTTTGGTCAGGAAAAGCCGGGGTGAGGAAGAATTACGAAGTGATCTACTTCACGGCAACGCGCGTTTGTTATACTCTGTAGCGTTACGCATATAACAATGCCTCCTGGGATGTTTGCCAGTTCATTCATGTCCCTGGCCGATGCTTTAAACCAAGGAAGTTGATTGCGTTGCTATTGTGCAAGCTCGGCTCGTACCGAGAAGCCTACGGCAATGATGATGCTTCCGCCCTGAACTTTTCGGTTCACGGGCGAACGATGAACAGCGGCATTTTGGGAGGCGCCCTCTTTCGACGGAAGTAGAAATGGCAATAATAAATTTTGGTTCGATTAATATCGACCACGTGTATCAGGTTCACCATTTTGTTAAACCCGGTGAAACCCTGGCTTCGACGCTCTATCAGCAGTTACTTGGCGGAAAAGGCGCAAATCAGTCTATCGCATTAGCGCAAGCTGGAGCCGACGTAAAACACGTCGGAAGCGTTTGCCAAACGGATGCATCATTCAAACAGACATTGATAAAACACGGTGTAGATTGCCGGTACGTCAAATGTGATGAAACGCCATCCGGTCACGCTATCATTCAGGTGACTCCCAATGGCGAAAATGCCATTGTCCTGTTTGGCGGAGCCAATCAAACTATTACTCCCGACACAGTTCGCAAAGCTCTGCTAGACACCACATCCTCAGATTGGGTACTTACGCAAAACGAAACCAGTGCCATTGATGAAGTTCTCAGGCAAGCTAAAGCCAAGCATTTAAAAGTTGCCTTTAACCCAGCGCCTATGAGCGACTCGGTAAAAGATCTGCCGTTGGATTGTGTCGATTTGCTTATCGTTAATGAAACCGAAGCTGCAGCCATTACCGGTGAAGACACGCTTGATGAGATTATTGCGTATTTCAAAGCCCATTGGACTCACGCTGAAGTCATCATTACCCTTGGCAAAGCGGGAGTGATAATGATCAGAAAGAATGATGTCATTAAAGTGGATGCCTACGTTGTCGATGCCATCGATACGACAGCAGCCGGAGATACCTTTATCGGCTATTTTCTTTCTGCCTACGCCACTCATACAGATGCCAAACAGTCGCTAAAACGAGGCTGCGCTGCATCCGCAATCGCCGTTACCCGTCAGGGCGCCGCACAGTCGATTCCTTCCGAAAAAGAAGTAGACCGGTTCCTAGCAAAGCACCACAAATAATTAAAGAGTAAATTATGAGTTACAAAATTATTCTGGACACCGATCCAGGTATTGATGATGCAATGGCAATCTTTTTTGCCTTTCAAGCGCCTGACATTGAAGTATTGGGCCTGACGACAGTGTTTGGCAACGTGCCGGTTACTATGGCTGCGCAAAACGCCCTTACGTTATGTGAATTGGCGGGTAAAGACATTCCTGTCACCAAAGGCGTCGGTATGCCATGGGTGGGCCCCGAATCTTCCTATGCGCATTTCGTGCATGGCGATGACGGTTTTGGCAATATTGACTTTCCGGCTGCGACGCAGCGTGAGTTAGATCCGCGCAGTTCCGCACAATTTATTGTGGATATGGCCAAAAAGTATCCCGGAGAAATTACCCTTGTCGCCATTGGGCCGCTGGGAAATTTAGCCTTAGCTCTGCGGCTGGAACCGGACCTTCCTAAGTTGGTGAAAGGTGTGAGCATTATGGGAGGCGCTGCCTTCGTACCGGGCAATGTAACGCCAATTGCTGAAGCTAATATCTGGAACGATGCCCATGCAGCCGAAATTGTGTTTGCTGCTGACTGGGATATCACCATGTTTGGCCTTGATGTTACCAATGTCGTTCGGTTTAAAGCGTCATTCGTTGATTCACTAGCAGAAAAAAATTCTACCCTCGGCGGCTTCGTGCAGAAGTCTGCGCAGTTCTACATTGATTTTTACACCAAAGACAGTGAAGAACGCGTGTGCTGTTTTCATGACGCCTTTCCACTAGCGCACCTGATTCAGCCACAGTTATTTGAGTTTACTGAAGGTTATGCTCGCGTTGGTACAGGTGAACTTGATCGCGGACAAACCGTTGTCGCACCTGAAGGCACCACCGCCAGCCCACTGTGGCTAAATGCGCGTAAGGTCAAAGTAGCAACCGAAGTTGATCGCAAAGGCCTGGAAGACTTATTTGTTTCCACTTACGCGTTATAAGCAATTCATACTGATGCGCTGAGTGAGCACACATCAAGGTGGATTAGTATTATTCCTGTTTCAGGTTAGGTAGATACTGGAACCCGCGGAGGGTTCCAGTGTCTACATTGTCATCCTTTGCTGATTTTTATTTTGAGGATTGACTGATTCATGCATATTGCTCCAAAGCCATTTGACGAAGAACAACGTCTTTCCGACCTGCTGAGCTATGACGTTCTTGATACCGAAGCTGAAGCGCTGTTTGACGAACTCACACAACTTGCCTCACAAATCTGCGGTACTCCCATCGCCCTGGTAAGCTTAATAGATTCTGACCGCCAATGGTTTAAATCAAAAGTGGGTATTAATGAAACCGAAACGTCGCGCAATGTCGCTTTTTGTGCTCACGCCATTTTGCAGGACGAAGTATTTGAAGTTGCCGACGCATCAAAAGACCCTCGCTTTAAAGATAACCCTTTAGTAGAGAAAAGCCCCAATATACGTTTTTACGCTGGCGCGCCTCTGATCACGCCCAACGGACACGCCATCGGCACGCTTTGCGCGCTTAGCAGCAAACCGAAAACGCTGACTTGTACGCAGAAGCAAGCATTAAAAACATTAAGTCGGGCGGTCATCTCGCAGTTAGAGCTTAGAAAGAAAAACCAGGAACTGCGACGAATAAATCATTTCAGGTCTGAATTTCTATCCTATATAAGCCACGAAATTCGTACGCCAATGAACGCCATTAATACGTTCAGCAGGTTACTGAAAAAGGAAGCCAAAGCGACAAATTTACCGGAGTTCTTTTCGGAATCGCTTACCCACATCGTAAAGAGCGGAGACAGATTATTAGAAATTGTAAACTCGGTTCTGGATATCCAGCAGCTTGAAACCGGTAAATTAACACTGCTGCCCCGAGTGATTACCAGCAAAGATTTTTTTGTTCATTTATTTACGTTAATGAATGTTCGCGCTGAAGACGAGAATGTAACCTTTCAGTGGCACATCGATGACAGTCTGCCGCCAGTGATGAAACTGGACGACACTAAATTTGGTCAGATTGTGCTAAACATACTTAGCAACGCCATTAAATATACACCTGCCACTAAAAACGTGATCTGCCAGATTTTTTATGCTCAGGAGCAACTTGTTCTGGTAGTAAAGGATGAAGGTATCGGCATCAGTGAAGAAGAACAGCAACGCCTGTTTTCACCGTATCATCGTACTGACGATGCGAAAAAATTTGAAGGCACCGGGCTAGGTTTGGCCATTACCAAAGGCTTAGTTGACTTGATGGAAGGTCAGATTACGGTTAAAAGCCACGCGGGCAGCGGCTCAACGTTTAAAATAAGTATTCCTGTTGCACCACCTACCGCGCAAGATATTGCCGACGCGCAAGCGCCCGCTAGTGACGTAAAACTTGCTATTAAAGCCAACCCTGCCATTACTGATAAAACCAAACTGCTTGCCGATGGCTTAGACGCCGTTCTTACTAAACCTGTTGAAGTTGGCGCGTTGATCCATATTCTAAATCAATATTTAAGCGAAGATAAAAAATAAAAAGATGTCTCTTATTAATGATCGTATGGCGTTACGCCGACAGTTTCGTCAAGCCCGCCGCGCGCTATCTCAAAACCAGCAGGCACAAGCTGCACAGCAAATATGCCAGCAGGTGCAGAGTATGCCGGAACTCGCTCAGGCAAAGCGGATTGCGGCCTACTTAGCCAATGACGGAGAAGTGAGCCTGGCGCCTACTCTTGCTGCGTGCTGGCAGCGAGACATTGCCACTTCCCTGCCTGTACTTCATCCTGTTACCAAAACGCATTTATTGATGTTGGATTACCACCTGCATACCTCGATGACCAGAAACAGGTTTAATATCGCTGAACCACAGCTCGCCTGCCAGGCAATACGGCTGCTAAGTGAACATACGCTTATATTTATGCCGTTAGTCGGATTTGATGAGCAAGGAAATCGTCTTGGCATGGGGGGGGGATTTTATGATCGCACTTTAGCGAATTTGAAAAACTACGCCCAACAGCCGTTACTTTTTGGCGTTGCACACGACTGCCAACAGGCAGAATCGCTACCCATTCAACCCTGGGATGTGCCACTTGATGGCGTCATCACTCCCACTCAAATCATCCGAACAAAAAGGAATCACTAAAAAGTTAACTGTTGATTGCCAATCGCGGTAAATTTTCAGGTAAACTTCGACAAAACCGAACAGGAGTGGTTATGGATCAGAACGCAAAAAAGCAGGCTGTTGCACTGGCAGCTCTGGAATACATTAAACCTGATACTGTCATTGGAGTCGGTACCGGCTCCACCGTGAATTTTTTTATTGATGCACTCGCATCCATCAAACACACCTTTGCTGGTGCGGTGTCCAGTTCTAAAGCGTCTACTGATCGTCTGTCAGCGCTAGGCATTGAAGTTTTTGAACTAAATGACGTTGATAGTCTTTCTATTTATGTTGACGGCGCTGATGAAGTCACTGAACACAAGCATATGATAAAAGGCGGTGGTGCAGCATTAACGCAAGAAAAAATAGTTTGCGCTGTAGCCAAGACGTTTGTATGCATTGTCGATGATTCAAAGCAAGTGCCCGTACTGGGAAAGTTCCCCTTACCTGTAGAAGTGATTCCCATGGCTCGCTCGTATGTAGCGCGGGAGCTGGTGAAATTAGGTGGAGATCCGGTTTATCGGCAAGGTGTTATTACCGACAACGGCAATGTCATTCTTGATGTTCACAATCTTACTATTATTAATCCCAGAGAGTTAGAAGCCACCATCAATAATATTGCGGGTGTTGTCACTAATGGGATTTT
Coding sequences:
- a CDS encoding FAD-dependent monooxygenase, producing the protein MHKVDIAIVGGGMVGLTLANALQALDIQVAVISDKPLSKSLPNDPLLRVSAINGANATALQRLHVWQRMEQSRLAPYTSMTVWDKDSFGEIHFNSADIGAAQLGHILENQVLINALAESVRGQNVTALQGQIAKVLWGQQETMLMLDTDEVVACRLVVGADGANSYIRRQANFPLTFRDYGQTAIVANIHCEQPHDQCARQVFTPHGPLALLPMADPHTCSIVWSQTHEQAKHLLALDDTAFSHALTATSNSVLGLMSLASARQHFPLVMRYSRQWASDGVVIIGDAAHTIHPLAGQGANLGMQDAFALATAIENCLKANKDFSRLRHLRPFERERKAQAIKMIAAMDGFKTLFAGDNPLKKLIRGAGLTATDHLPLLKQKWLNEAMGW
- the ubiH gene encoding 2-octaprenyl-6-methoxyphenyl hydroxylase → MTKPNRTDVVIVGGGTVGNIIARGLLANTDFSIALVEAKPFQPDSAHPGFDARVMALAKRTVDELHKLGVDCRRATSVPIHQIQVSDQGSLGLCHLRAEDFGNQSFGEVVALSTLGKLLHDGLAHPRLEVITPATVNNIEQHQDEVTLTLSNGQTLHSRLMVIADGGRSNLTQQSGLTRHVQSYGQTAITCNVLTSQPHHHRAYERFTADGPLAFLPFSPAFDGRTSTKNGFSVVWTVPPEKAGALCQLEGKKFIHALQAAFGYRQGKITRVGDRTAYPLSLQYADSSIAQRVAIAGNAAQTLHPIAGQGFNLGLRDAIDLVDVLSQGKDPGAYATLRQYSKKREADRRATISLTDSMVRLFSNNTGPLKAGRNLALLAMNNTQWLKQRFVLQTTGYGPHA
- the pepP gene encoding Xaa-Pro aminopeptidase; translated protein: MISAQEFISRQHRLLAQCSANSVCLIPAALPVTRSRDTEYVFRQDSDFWYLTGFSEPETWLLLSNHQQYPDGYRAMVCQTKDPAAEIWQGRRLGAEMALAKFGLDEAFELNELDDVLMEWLADHDNVYFALGQNPKADELVLGAIAALRNAPKENLAPPVLQDIRPMLHEMRLFKSASEIAAMKAAAQITAAAHRRAMCFAHPGCYEYQIEAELHHEFAMSGARHAAYNTIVGSGENACILHYTENSAQVQEGDLILIDAGAEYLGYAADITRTFPVSGKFSGPQKALYNLVLKAQLAALDLLGPDVTLNEATNRTVEVLTEGLVALGVLSGSVSENLEKQTWRQYFMHGLGHYLGLDVHDVGDYRKQGVHRKLQPGMVITVEPGLYIGADADVPDIYRGIGIRIEDDVVITATGVDILTSDVPKTVDDIEALMRKQ
- a CDS encoding UPF0149 family protein, with the protein product MEKHLDYDSVSNTLSQQGIVVDGAEVHGTLCGMLCGGMSLTDQKWLEILADTTNQGEPFSEPVKQVMTTLFNQTCHQFLEAEFALQLMLPDDQTPINDRGMALIHWVQGFMLGFGLYQQDLMQCSDDVKEALEDFADISRMEEPMNEDEESERALYEVVEYVKISALLCFSELGQSLLEDQQHHPSVH
- a CDS encoding ribokinase; the protein is MAIINFGSINIDHVYQVHHFVKPGETLASTLYQQLLGGKGANQSIALAQAGADVKHVGSVCQTDASFKQTLIKHGVDCRYVKCDETPSGHAIIQVTPNGENAIVLFGGANQTITPDTVRKALLDTTSSDWVLTQNETSAIDEVLRQAKAKHLKVAFNPAPMSDSVKDLPLDCVDLLIVNETEAAAITGEDTLDEIIAYFKAHWTHAEVIITLGKAGVIMIRKNDVIKVDAYVVDAIDTTAAGDTFIGYFLSAYATHTDAKQSLKRGCAASAIAVTRQGAAQSIPSEKEVDRFLAKHHK
- a CDS encoding nucleoside hydrolase, which codes for MSYKIILDTDPGIDDAMAIFFAFQAPDIEVLGLTTVFGNVPVTMAAQNALTLCELAGKDIPVTKGVGMPWVGPESSYAHFVHGDDGFGNIDFPAATQRELDPRSSAQFIVDMAKKYPGEITLVAIGPLGNLALALRLEPDLPKLVKGVSIMGGAAFVPGNVTPIAEANIWNDAHAAEIVFAADWDITMFGLDVTNVVRFKASFVDSLAEKNSTLGGFVQKSAQFYIDFYTKDSEERVCCFHDAFPLAHLIQPQLFEFTEGYARVGTGELDRGQTVVAPEGTTASPLWLNARKVKVATEVDRKGLEDLFVSTYAL
- a CDS encoding GAF domain-containing sensor histidine kinase gives rise to the protein MHIAPKPFDEEQRLSDLLSYDVLDTEAEALFDELTQLASQICGTPIALVSLIDSDRQWFKSKVGINETETSRNVAFCAHAILQDEVFEVADASKDPRFKDNPLVEKSPNIRFYAGAPLITPNGHAIGTLCALSSKPKTLTCTQKQALKTLSRAVISQLELRKKNQELRRINHFRSEFLSYISHEIRTPMNAINTFSRLLKKEAKATNLPEFFSESLTHIVKSGDRLLEIVNSVLDIQQLETGKLTLLPRVITSKDFFVHLFTLMNVRAEDENVTFQWHIDDSLPPVMKLDDTKFGQIVLNILSNAIKYTPATKNVICQIFYAQEQLVLVVKDEGIGISEEEQQRLFSPYHRTDDAKKFEGTGLGLAITKGLVDLMEGQITVKSHAGSGSTFKISIPVAPPTAQDIADAQAPASDVKLAIKANPAITDKTKLLADGLDAVLTKPVEVGALIHILNQYLSEDKK
- a CDS encoding 5-formyltetrahydrofolate cyclo-ligase, whose amino-acid sequence is MSLINDRMALRRQFRQARRALSQNQQAQAAQQICQQVQSMPELAQAKRIAAYLANDGEVSLAPTLAACWQRDIATSLPVLHPVTKTHLLMLDYHLHTSMTRNRFNIAEPQLACQAIRLLSEHTLIFMPLVGFDEQGNRLGMGGGFYDRTLANLKNYAQQPLLFGVAHDCQQAESLPIQPWDVPLDGVITPTQIIRTKRNH
- the rpiA gene encoding ribose-5-phosphate isomerase RpiA, whose amino-acid sequence is MDQNAKKQAVALAALEYIKPDTVIGVGTGSTVNFFIDALASIKHTFAGAVSSSKASTDRLSALGIEVFELNDVDSLSIYVDGADEVTEHKHMIKGGGAALTQEKIVCAVAKTFVCIVDDSKQVPVLGKFPLPVEVIPMARSYVARELVKLGGDPVYRQGVITDNGNVILDVHNLTIINPRELEATINNIAGVVTNGIFALRGADVVLAATDNGVATFK